A stretch of Candidatus Sphingomonas phytovorans DNA encodes these proteins:
- a CDS encoding DJ-1/PfpI family protein: MLRPGWVEDAAMEGHGEGKDSGKPVIGMPVYDSVDMLDVTGPYEMFTWAGFEVELVAAESRMHCFREGFRFEVLTTFAEASPDYAALWVPGGDPAALNVLMKDDTYLGFLRDKAAVTPLVASVCEGAMLLAAAGLLDGYEATTHWAFIPCLKRYQGVKVVEGYPRYHLDRDRLTGGGISSGLDESLRLIELLKGTEAAKQVQLTTQYYPCPPVGGAIPGTDECPLDTAGDRIPLCIPC, from the coding sequence ATGTTGCGTCCGGGCTGGGTGGAGGATGCGGCGATGGAAGGTCATGGGGAAGGAAAAGACAGCGGCAAGCCGGTCATCGGCATGCCGGTGTATGATTCAGTCGACATGCTGGACGTCACCGGTCCGTATGAGATGTTCACCTGGGCGGGGTTCGAGGTCGAACTGGTCGCGGCGGAGAGCCGCATGCACTGCTTTCGCGAAGGTTTCCGTTTCGAGGTGCTGACGACGTTCGCCGAAGCGAGCCCGGACTATGCTGCCCTGTGGGTGCCAGGCGGCGACCCGGCCGCGCTTAACGTGCTGATGAAGGACGACACCTATCTTGGCTTCCTGCGCGACAAGGCGGCGGTCACGCCTCTGGTCGCTTCCGTGTGCGAAGGGGCGATGCTGCTGGCGGCGGCGGGGCTGCTCGACGGCTATGAGGCGACGACTCACTGGGCCTTCATCCCGTGCCTCAAGCGCTACCAGGGAGTGAAGGTGGTCGAGGGCTATCCGCGCTACCACCTCGACCGCGACCGGCTCACTGGCGGCGGCATATCCTCCGGGCTCGACGAGTCGTTGCGACTGATCGAACTGCTGAAGGGAACCGAGGCGGCCAAGCAGGTCCAGCTCACGACTCAATATTATCCCTGCCCGCCGGTCGGCGGTGCGATCCCCGGCACCGACGAGTGTCCGCTGGATACCGCCGGGGATAGGATCCCGCTCTGCATTCCCTGCTGA
- the virB11 gene encoding P-type DNA transfer ATPase VirB11: MSAAARDDRPVYLRSYLSPLAGVLERTDVTDIYVNRPGEVWVETTSGTIERHETPGLDEATLSRLARQIAALSHQGISREHPLLSATLPDGARVQVVGPPATRGPLALAIRKHVSPDLALGDYVASGAFAETRHGEEDTTDVDRALTSMLDSGDIAGMLAMAVKARKNILVSGGTSTGKTTFLNALIREIPAEERLILIEDTPELHLRHDNAVGLLAARSALGEARVSADDLLGASLRMRPDRIILGELRGEEAYAFLRAVNTGHPGSMTTVHADSAERAVEQIALLVLQTGTRLNRDDVLHYVRSTVDVFVQLARAGGRRHVAEVVLRRRG; the protein is encoded by the coding sequence GTGAGCGCGGCGGCGCGGGACGACCGCCCGGTCTATCTGCGCAGCTATCTCTCGCCGCTCGCGGGCGTGCTCGAACGGACGGACGTGACCGACATCTATGTCAATCGTCCCGGCGAGGTCTGGGTCGAGACGACCAGTGGCACGATCGAGCGGCACGAAACGCCCGGGCTCGACGAGGCGACGCTCTCGCGACTCGCGCGCCAGATCGCGGCACTCTCGCACCAGGGTATCAGTCGCGAGCATCCGTTGCTCTCCGCTACCTTACCGGATGGCGCGCGCGTTCAGGTCGTCGGGCCGCCCGCGACGCGCGGGCCGCTCGCCCTCGCGATCCGCAAGCATGTTTCGCCCGACCTCGCACTCGGCGACTATGTCGCCAGCGGGGCCTTTGCCGAAACGCGGCATGGCGAAGAAGACACGACCGACGTGGATCGTGCGCTGACGTCGATGCTCGATTCAGGCGATATCGCCGGCATGCTGGCCATGGCGGTCAAGGCGCGCAAGAATATCCTCGTCTCCGGCGGTACCTCGACGGGCAAGACCACCTTCCTCAACGCGCTGATCCGCGAGATCCCGGCTGAGGAGCGGCTGATCCTGATCGAGGATACCCCCGAGCTTCATCTGCGCCATGACAATGCCGTCGGCCTGCTCGCGGCACGGAGCGCGCTGGGCGAGGCGCGGGTGAGCGCTGACGATCTGCTCGGTGCGTCGCTGCGCATGCGGCCCGACCGGATCATCCTGGGCGAACTGCGTGGCGAGGAGGCCTATGCGTTCCTGCGCGCGGTCAATACCGGCCATCCCGGATCGATGACCACCGTCCATGCCGACAGCGCCGAACGAGCGGTCGAGCAGATCGCCTTGCTGGTGTTGCAGACCGGCACGCGGCTTAACCGGGACGATGTGCTTCACTATGTCCGCAGCACGGTCGATGTGTTCGTCCAGCTCGCCCGCGCGGGTGGGCGGCGGCATGTGGCCGAGGTGGTGCTACGCCGGCGGGGATAA